The window AAATCGCGAAACAAGCTTCGCTACTCCATCTATCGCTTCTTCGCTTTCTCCATTGCCTCTTTAATCAATCGCTGCGCCTGTAAATGGATCGGCTCGAGCTTCAACACCTTCTCAAACTCAGCTATAGCTTTTTCATACTCGCCTTTTTCGAAGTATGCAAGTCCAGCATTATAGTACTCGTCCATATTCTTCTTCCTCTCTTCTTGAACTGTCAACCATACTTTCTCCTCTATCCTGTTCATCAAGGCTTTCGATTGTTTGTGTTTCGGTTCCAGCTTCAATACCTCTTCCAGCTCAGCTATCGCCTCTCCCCACTGACGTTTCTCATAATATGCCACTGCGCGGGTGTAATGCTTTTTCATTTTCTTTACCTTTTTTTCCTTAGTTTTAGCAATTTTCGCCTTTGCTTTTTCTATAAGTTTCTTCAATTCCGCATCATCGGTGCGCACTTTAACCACTTCCTCCCATTTAGCGATGGCTCCATTATAGTCACCTTCCTTGTAATCACTGACCCCTTCTCGGAATTTCTGTTCTATCTTTTCCTTTGTTGCTATTAGCTTTTCCTCAGAAGGGACTTTTACTTTCGGAGGAAGAGCCGGATGGGGAACCTTGGTCTCTTTTTCCTCCTTTTCAACTTCTACTTTCTTTTTCTCTTTTTCCCTTTTAAGTTCTCCAAGTTCCTTTTCCAGCCTGGAACGATCTATTCCCGAAGGCTTAAACTTATCTATAATCGACTGGAGAAGTCCTATCCTGCCATCGATATCGAGACTCTTCTCCACTCTCCGATAATACTCCAGCGATTTCTCAAACTCTTTTTTCATCTCTTCTCTCTTAGAGGGAACCTTGGGTTTCTTCTTCGGCGGGATGATTCCTTCCTTTCTCAAAGATTCGAGCACTTCTTTATTCTCAGGCTCTATCTCCAGAACTTTCAGCCAGAGTTCCTTAGCCTTCTCTTTCTGCCCAATAACATAATAGGCTGAGCCCAACCTGGAAAGAGCCAGTGTATTATTAGGTTCGAGCTCAAGGACTTCCTGGCATTCGACAATTGCCAGGTCGCTTCTATCTTCATAGAGATAGTTAAGTGCCCGATACATCTTCTGCTCCACAAGTGTCATTCCTTCACTTATCTTCTCCTGCTCAGCTATGGCTGGATACTCTCTCTTTAGTACATTTAATAATCCTGGTATCTCCTTGTTTTTAGGAGCAAACTCGAAAGCATACTGAAGTGTAGTTATTGCCTTCCCGGGTTTGTCCTCAATATAGTAACTGACACCAGTTCTAATAAGTTCGGCTTCTCTTTCCAAACCCATCTCTTTGGAGATTACGTCCACGATTGAAGACAGTTTCTTAAACAGGTCCTGTATCTCAGGTCTCTTGGGATCCAGTTCCACTGCGAATCTCAATTTCCCCAGCGATTCACTGTACAATCCATTCCTATAAACTTCTATTGCTTCTTTATAGTAATTTCTGGCAAGCTCTATTTTTCTTCTCTCCTCGAGCATCTTAGCTTCCTTCTCTCTAATTTTTGCCAGTTCCACTCGGACTGCCTTTTCCGACGCAATCTCCGCCAATCTTTCCTCTCTTGCTCTTTTCTTCTTTTCCTTTTCAGGTGCAAAACGGAGAGTTAAAGATATACGATGGGAACCATAAGTATCTCTTATTCCGGAAAGCGGATAGAGGAAGGCATAATCGAACTGGAAGAGGTATTTAGCATAACTTGCGCCCAGGGAGAGGTTACTGAATCTTCTACTTCCCACACCAAGACCAGCCCTCACTCCAAAAGTTCGGTTTGAGAACCACTTCTCCGCGCCACTATAAACATTAACGTCCCCGTTCCTGAATGTTGTGTCGAAGGCAAATGTTAGAAAGTCACTATTGTATAGAAAGCCAGACCTCACTCCTATAGGGACTCTACTTTTATTATCTTTTAAGTCCATATGGGGCTGATTAATATCTATGAGGGAAAGACCGAGGGAGTATTCCCTGTTGAATTTATATAGGAATCCCAAATCGGTGCTGAATCCTGTTTTAGAATATCCCCTGCTAAACACCGGGTCGCGCTCACCGGTA of the bacterium genome contains:
- a CDS encoding tetratricopeptide repeat protein — protein: MNKLIKMITGIILMGAILVCVRVTCWADFEDLGVGARPIGMGNAYTALADDVNAIYYNPAGLAQLDESQFTSGYGKLYWGLDDGSNLGSGFVGYAHPLYHWGTLGVGWLNFGLRGLYRENSFILSYGNTLKKKLLAGLNLKLLSKKYGKTLYTESAIDDFGNTTGERDPVFSRGYSKTGFSTDLGFLYKFNREYSLGLSLIDINQPHMDLKDNKSRVPIGVRSGFLYNSDFLTFAFDTTFRNGDVNVYSGAEKWFSNRTFGVRAGLGVGSRRFSNLSLGASYAKYLFQFDYAFLYPLSGIRDTYGSHRISLTLRFAPEKEKKKRAREERLAEIASEKAVRVELAKIREKEAKMLEERRKIELARNYYKEAIEVYRNGLYSESLGKLRFAVELDPKRPEIQDLFKKLSSIVDVISKEMGLEREAELIRTGVSYYIEDKPGKAITTLQYAFEFAPKNKEIPGLLNVLKREYPAIAEQEKISEGMTLVEQKMYRALNYLYEDRSDLAIVECQEVLELEPNNTLALSRLGSAYYVIGQKEKAKELWLKVLEIEPENKEVLESLRKEGIIPPKKKPKVPSKREEMKKEFEKSLEYYRRVEKSLDIDGRIGLLQSIIDKFKPSGIDRSRLEKELGELKREKEKKKVEVEKEEKETKVPHPALPPKVKVPSEEKLIATKEKIEQKFREGVSDYKEGDYNGAIAKWEEVVKVRTDDAELKKLIEKAKAKIAKTKEKKVKKMKKHYTRAVAYYEKRQWGEAIAELEEVLKLEPKHKQSKALMNRIEEKVWLTVQEERKKNMDEYYNAGLAYFEKGEYEKAIAEFEKVLKLEPIHLQAQRLIKEAMEKAKKR